The Bombyx mori chromosome 4, ASM3026992v2 region GAGGAGATTTAGCAGCTACTGGCAGCTCTGAGGCAAGCCGTATGGCTAAAGCGGGAGGTATGATTGGAGGTGGGACTGCCGGCGGCGATGGTACACTTGGTGGTTTCGGTGTTGGTCCTCTAGAGTTTCGCCGTCGTCTTTTTGGAGAACTCTCGCCGCTTGGAGACAAAGAACGTCGGGAAGGCGACGGTGTCCCGGGTGAGCCCGGCAGCGATGGCGCGCAAACTATTTGTTCCGGCGTCGTTGAACGAATCCTGTTTTCTTTTTCATGTTCATCTACCACAACAGACTCCGGCGAACGGCGCACGCTGAGGTCCAGAGGCGTCGTGCCATCTCTTGAGGAATCTCGTGCTCGATTTGCAGATTTTAAGACCTCCGGTGTTTTGGGATCTGTATTGATATTGGGTAAAATGTGAGTCAGAGGCTGGAATGTACCGTTTGGTAGTAAGAAGCATGGAGTATCCGGATCCGGCAGCGTCGCCCCGGGAAGCGTGCTGGCACTGCGCAGTAACGTATACGGGACGATAAGTATTGGATTTGTGGGTAACGCCAGAGCATATTGATTTTGTGCTGGTGGTGTCGCTCCCGGTGATGGAGGAGCCGAGCCCGACGTTACAGAGCTTCCTTTAATAGCCTGCAGAGCTTGTTTGACAACTTGACGGGTGCTGCAGTAGTTAGCTTTATGTGCTCTGTATGTTTTTGTAGAGCTAAAGCGAATATCACAATCGGTACAATATCGGTCCTGAGCTTGGGGACTCTCAGTTGCTTCACCATTGGACGTGGGCGTCGCCGGTGCGGGCGTCCCGCTGCTGACAGGGGACGAAGAATGCATTCGCATATGTCTGTTCAAACTGACTTTTTTGTCAGCACTGTACGAACATAATGTGCAAGCGTATTGCTTCCCTGCTGGTTTTGAAGTTTTTGAATCTCCACTTGAGTCATCACCTGCAGCGTAGGCTGATGCATCCGTTGCCTCAGAAGGCTTAGGTTTTCTGTTCGCACAATAATGTGCTTGATGTGCTTGGAGCGTACTTAGAGATGAGTATCTGATACCACACGGATTGCAGATGTAGCCCGGCACCGCGTTTGTCGGGAACAGGCCAGGGAAAGCGGCAGCCGTTAGTGCAATGTATTCACGCGCCTGAGTAGCTGGTGTAGGCGGCGGAGGAGGAGAAGGAGAGGGCGGTTCACGTTTGAGCGATGTTGCTTGCGGTGCTAAGGCAGGGTCAGTCGCGAGGCTCGTATTAAGGCGTAGTCGCGGTGGTGAAGCAGCCGGTGAGCCCCCAGAAGCAGGCGAGGCGCCGCCACTAGATGCAGGTCGTTCGCCCCCCGAGCTTGGCGTGCGAGGTTCTCCCGGCATCGCCTCGCTCTCGTTTCCCCATTCCTCGTCCTCACCTGTAATAACAAATCTATATAAGACAATGCAAAAAAACATGCAAATCAGTGTGTGCAAAAGGTCAGAGCAAAACGAATCGATGTAGTATCAGCACCTATTAGCGTCGTTAATAGTACAGCGATGGCGAGCCGGCAGCGGTTTTCTCGCGATAGCCGTCACTCGTCACGTTTCGTCTCCTATCTATCCACGTCAGTCAGATGGAGCCTTAGCGAGTCGAGGCATACATTAGCGCTCCTAATTGAGACGTGCGCGCGCTATGTAAATGTCTCCGCGTGGGTGGGTGGTTCGATTTTACAAATGCAAGAAACTTAACAGAGATTAGGTTTGCATGCATCGAGCCTGTCGATCCGTCATTACATTCCTCGTCCGTCAATACCGTGAGCCGGATTGGCGCGCAAACAGAACAAAAACTTAACGGAGCTCGTTGTAATTGGATCTGATTTCCAGAAACCGCTCGCGTGTCTTCCTTTTTGAGCGACAACGATCTCGACCGAGCGAAGAATTAACCTATCTTTCGCGCAACGATCTCGACTCAAAACGCCAATTAATGAGGGGCTCAACTTCATTCTGGTGCCCCTGTGAAGATCATTATATGGGCACGACAGCGAGATGGACGCGACGATTGGTCCGAGCGCAGGCGCACCGCCATCTCTCGGTAACGAATACATTCCGAATCGGATCGCGTTCGGGTCACGCTATCCTAGTGTGCGCGCGTTGCGATTGGTCATTACGATTGCTTGCTGACGGCCGATCGAACCCTAAAGTTGCATATCTGCCCGCTAATGTCACCATCATACCGAACGCGAGCCTATCACGTTCGCTAATCGAGTCCCAGCTCCCGTTTTCCGCTAAATAAGTTATAAAAAGCGGCGATTGTTTCGCGAAGGTTTAATGTTCGATCAGATAGATGGCGTGACTCGGTGTCGTTTATGGTTGCTTGGGAGCTGAATATCGATTCTCTTACGACATGAATCTGGGCTTTTACGTTTATTAACATACCGTTGTGCTAAGCGTAACGAGCAAAAGGCATGTTATTCAAAACGAGTACCCGCATAGTTTCGACTCGACACTAGACAATACATCTCAGACACACAGATGACGCGATGCTTTAGCCTTTGACCGCAAAGGTCTCACGATTCGCCCGTAATACCCTGCTTTCAGCTGCAATTCACAAAGCGTTTTGATTTATACAACAAGGCTGACAAGCGTGGAACACGTGCTTACACAACGAGAAAAACAAAGAAGCCATCTTGTTTAGCCGGTTATCAGATTCGAGATCGGAGTCCAATTAAAATAGTCGTGCATCGGTCGCGTCACAATCGTCTGATAGTCATCTGTGTGACGCGTGTGAGCGATCACCTACGAGTCTGCGAACAGCGAACCACTACCACAGGATTCCTATGAACTGACGTACTGATCGCCGCTATTTCGACGACATTCACAAAATCTTTGTTAGGTAGAGCAAAACCTATTATTTGTATCATGAAAATGCATATTGATCAATAACATTGATAACTACATTTCTACATCGAATTCTTGCGGACATACAAATTGTTCGTGTCATAATAACACGAAATCGTCGATGACATGTAGTCTTTCAAAACAATTGTGTCATTACAAAATGTATATCAGCAAGAGCACTTTACGAACCTTCCACGTAAACAAAACGGTCTCTGAATTTCGAACATTCCTAGAACAAAGAATCGATAACGCGGCGACATTCAAAACTACTCGAGAATTCGTAGTAGCATTCTATAAGTCATCTTTGAAATGTCACTAGATCGCATTACACCTTGAACTAAAGATACGGAGATACGTTTTAGATAAAAACGCACAATAATTAATATGCGcatgtttataataaatctaCATCGGACATCGGAACGTCAACTACACGTTGTCCTTTAATGTTATTCTCTGGATACTCGCATGCGACGTTAATTATACACTTTTAGTTCGAGGGAATTAAATAATcatttacgaatattttttttaggttaactttaaattgaatttacttTAACATTTATCTTCCTTAATTtatgttttcatttaaataaatatgtatatttacattatgaatttaaatgtattttcattAGAACGAAATCATAGGCTTTGTCGCCTTAATGTCAATACAAATAATAGCGGCCATTAGTGAGTGCTGCCAGCTTCGAAACAAAACGGCTACCACAATAAAAACAAGTTCATGTGTACACAAAGAGTTGAGTGACACAGTCTAGCGAGATTATCGTTACAACGatcttgatttatttgaaattgtacTGCGAGCCTGTACTGTTCATCTATCATATATGAAGACGGTTTATCCGCGACAAAATCATAGGTGTTTAATAGGGGTACGGTATGTTTGTATTGTTCGAATTGATCGTAGGATGTTGTTCGACTTGTTTTGTGTTAAGGATGTTATTATGATTGTTTTATCTTTCTGTTTGACGCTGCTGGAAGTCTGTTTTTGTGTCTTAATGTCCAATGAGATCGTACTCTGCTTGAAGAAAAGCCACCACCGTCTGTAGCAATCAAACGGCATATTTCTACCATTGCAAGTCCTAATGGTTACCCAGATGAACTGAAGTACAACTGAAAAATTCGCTCGAAATAAGAGGTTCACTTGAAATTGTTTGTGGtcataaaaaaactgttgttgtCTAATTACATTTCCGACTCCCGTTATCGTGGCGagaatttaataatgtttttatttataaagcaAGTGTTTTATGAATGAAGTCCGCGTTCGAGCGTTGTTGCGAGTTGAAAAAACGTTGGGCTTCATTATCGTCGTGTGGATCGCAAGTGTCCGTGGCGGGATGAACGTCGTGCGTCACGATCGGACGCGAATTAACATATCGCGGATTCGATTCCGCTATCGAGTTACGGGCGGAGTCGTTGGGAATACGTGTCCTTTCTTGTCTATCATCTGTTTCCTTTGGAACCTATTGAATGGTTTGCTAATTCTCGAATTTTGTAAGTTTTAGCTTTTAGAATTTGGAAATCTGATTGTTTGTGACCTTATTTTTGTGttctgtaaaaataattaagttttcTTACTAACTGAGCTATGAAACCGGAGCTATGAAGCCTTGG contains the following coding sequences:
- the LOC101736853 gene encoding zinc finger protein ush isoform X1 produces the protein MDDSVMWMWLSYLKELEVACSGGGLPPGGATAVKTICEDEEWGNESEAMPGEPRTPSSGGERPASSGGASPASGGSPAASPPRLRLNTSLATDPALAPQATSLKREPPSPSPPPPPTPATQAREYIALTAAAFPGLFPTNAVPGYICNPCGIRYSSLSTLQAHQAHYCANRKPKPSEATDASAYAAGDDSSGDSKTSKPAGKQYACTLCSYSADKKVSLNRHMRMHSSSPVSSGTPAPATPTSNGEATESPQAQDRYCTDCDIRFSSTKTYRAHKANYCSTRQVVKQALQAIKGSSVTSGSAPPSPGATPPAQNQYALALPTNPILIVPYTLLRSASTLPGATLPDPDTPCFLLPNGTFQPLTHILPNINTDPKTPEVLKSANRARDSSRDGTTPLDLSVRRSPESVVVDEHEKENRIRSTTPEQIVCAPSLPGSPGTPSPSRRSLSPSGESSPKRRRRNSRGPTPKPPSVPSPPAVPPPIIPPALAIRLASELPVAAKSPQVLVKQGVSKCKECNIVFCMYENYRVHKQRYCSAGGGEEPASPAPPEAGPPPQYRQLICLACGIHFSSLDNLTTHQSYYCTKRETRSSRSVPELPRPSSGTEGGWKCPCCDVVSPTAAAAQRHMEAHAGVKAFRCTICRYRGNTLRGMRTHIRMHFNNKKPADLQEESYIACVLEDESREATSPSPAVAGERVHRCSSCAYTSTYRGNVVRHARLVHATDEPDEEQTSPLPTIPTLPVDIKKEPDNDAEETPNYCKSCDISFKYVNTYKAHKQYYCTANNQDAAANNNVPTPPRVNDTPVL
- the LOC101736853 gene encoding zinc finger protein ush isoform X4; this encodes MCTNTKQTTRSEDEEWGNESEAMPGEPRTPSSGGERPASSGGASPASGGSPAASPPRLRLNTSLATDPALAPQATSLKREPPSPSPPPPPTPATQAREYIALTAAAFPGLFPTNAVPGYICNPCGIRYSSLSTLQAHQAHYCANRKPKPSEATDASAYAAGDDSSGDSKTSKPAGKQYACTLCSYSADKKVSLNRHMRMHSSSPVSSGTPAPATPTSNGEATESPQAQDRYCTDCDIRFSSTKTYRAHKANYCSTRQVVKQALQAIKGSSVTSGSAPPSPGATPPAQNQYALALPTNPILIVPYTLLRSASTLPGATLPDPDTPCFLLPNGTFQPLTHILPNINTDPKTPEVLKSANRARDSSRDGTTPLDLSVRRSPESVVVDEHEKENRIRSTTPEQIVCAPSLPGSPGTPSPSRRSLSPSGESSPKRRRRNSRGPTPKPPSVPSPPAVPPPIIPPALAIRLASELPVAAKSPQVLVKQGVSKCKECNIVFCMYENYRVHKQRYCSAGGGEEPASPAPPEAGPPPQYRQLICLACGIHFSSLDNLTTHQSYYCTKRETRSSRSVPELPRPSSGTEGGWKCPCCDVVSPTAAAAQRHMEAHAGVKAFRCTICRYRGNTLRGMRTHIRMHFNNKKPADLQEESYIACVLEDESREATSPSPAVAGERVHRCSSCAYTSTYRGNVVRHARLVHATDEPDEEQTSPLPTIPTLPVDIKKEPDNDAEETPNYCKSCDISFKYVNTYKAHKQYYCTANNQDAAANNNVPTPPRVNDTPVL
- the LOC101736853 gene encoding zinc finger protein ush isoform X2 → MKVLFCYLFDCVCVCCYRLSKGEDEEWGNESEAMPGEPRTPSSGGERPASSGGASPASGGSPAASPPRLRLNTSLATDPALAPQATSLKREPPSPSPPPPPTPATQAREYIALTAAAFPGLFPTNAVPGYICNPCGIRYSSLSTLQAHQAHYCANRKPKPSEATDASAYAAGDDSSGDSKTSKPAGKQYACTLCSYSADKKVSLNRHMRMHSSSPVSSGTPAPATPTSNGEATESPQAQDRYCTDCDIRFSSTKTYRAHKANYCSTRQVVKQALQAIKGSSVTSGSAPPSPGATPPAQNQYALALPTNPILIVPYTLLRSASTLPGATLPDPDTPCFLLPNGTFQPLTHILPNINTDPKTPEVLKSANRARDSSRDGTTPLDLSVRRSPESVVVDEHEKENRIRSTTPEQIVCAPSLPGSPGTPSPSRRSLSPSGESSPKRRRRNSRGPTPKPPSVPSPPAVPPPIIPPALAIRLASELPVAAKSPQVLVKQGVSKCKECNIVFCMYENYRVHKQRYCSAGGGEEPASPAPPEAGPPPQYRQLICLACGIHFSSLDNLTTHQSYYCTKRETRSSRSVPELPRPSSGTEGGWKCPCCDVVSPTAAAAQRHMEAHAGVKAFRCTICRYRGNTLRGMRTHIRMHFNNKKPADLQEESYIACVLEDESREATSPSPAVAGERVHRCSSCAYTSTYRGNVVRHARLVHATDEPDEEQTSPLPTIPTLPVDIKKEPDNDAEETPNYCKSCDISFKYVNTYKAHKQYYCTANNQDAAANNNVPTPPRVNDTPVL
- the LOC101736853 gene encoding zinc finger protein ush isoform X3 encodes the protein MSRRKQSNPKPLKREDEEWGNESEAMPGEPRTPSSGGERPASSGGASPASGGSPAASPPRLRLNTSLATDPALAPQATSLKREPPSPSPPPPPTPATQAREYIALTAAAFPGLFPTNAVPGYICNPCGIRYSSLSTLQAHQAHYCANRKPKPSEATDASAYAAGDDSSGDSKTSKPAGKQYACTLCSYSADKKVSLNRHMRMHSSSPVSSGTPAPATPTSNGEATESPQAQDRYCTDCDIRFSSTKTYRAHKANYCSTRQVVKQALQAIKGSSVTSGSAPPSPGATPPAQNQYALALPTNPILIVPYTLLRSASTLPGATLPDPDTPCFLLPNGTFQPLTHILPNINTDPKTPEVLKSANRARDSSRDGTTPLDLSVRRSPESVVVDEHEKENRIRSTTPEQIVCAPSLPGSPGTPSPSRRSLSPSGESSPKRRRRNSRGPTPKPPSVPSPPAVPPPIIPPALAIRLASELPVAAKSPQVLVKQGVSKCKECNIVFCMYENYRVHKQRYCSAGGGEEPASPAPPEAGPPPQYRQLICLACGIHFSSLDNLTTHQSYYCTKRETRSSRSVPELPRPSSGTEGGWKCPCCDVVSPTAAAAQRHMEAHAGVKAFRCTICRYRGNTLRGMRTHIRMHFNNKKPADLQEESYIACVLEDESREATSPSPAVAGERVHRCSSCAYTSTYRGNVVRHARLVHATDEPDEEQTSPLPTIPTLPVDIKKEPDNDAEETPNYCKSCDISFKYVNTYKAHKQYYCTANNQDAAANNNVPTPPRVNDTPVL